The following DNA comes from Cryptosporangium minutisporangium.
CGCGCTTGACCGTCGTCACCAAGCCCGCCTCCTCCAGCACGCGGACGTGCTTGAGGACGGCGGGCAGCGACAGCGACGTCGGCGCCGCGAGATCACCGGCGGTCGTCGGCCCGCGGGCGAGCCGCTCGACGATGGCGAGGCGGGTCGGGTCGCCCAGAGCCGCGAACTGACGGTGAACCATACGGTTTACTGTTGCGCCCGGACGTGACCGTGTCAACCCACCACGAGACCGTGGGTCAGCGGACCTGTTCGGCGAGCCCGACGAGGATGCCCTCGGGGCCGCGGACGTAACAGAGGCGATAGCTGTCGTCGACGCCGGGATCACCCGGCTGGTGCTGGTACCGCACCAACTCCCCGACGAGTTCGGCGCCGTGGTTGCGCAGGCGCTCCAGCACGTCGTCGATGTCGTCGACGGCGAACATGATGCGGCGAATGCCCAGCGTGTTGGCGGGTGCGTTCTTCGGCTCGGCGCTGATCGCCTTCGGTGCGTGGAACATCGCGAGCTCGATTCGGCCCTGGCCGTCCGGGGTCCGCAGCATGGCGATTTCCTGTCGGACGTCGTCGATCCCGATGACGCGCTCCACCCAGCGGCCCTCGATGGGGGCCCTGCCGTCCAGCTCCATGCCGAGTTCGAGGAAGAACGAGATCACTGCGTCGAGGTCGTCGACAACGATGAGAACGTTGTCCATCCGCTGAAGCGTCATGCCGGGCCTCCTTGATCCGTGCGGCCGCCTGGCCGCAACCGCCCCGGGGACGGAGCCGTCGGGCCGTTCTCGACACGCATCGTCTCGCGAGAGGTCACCTGCGCGGGGGCCCTCAGCGACCGGGACGCCGGGGAACCGGTCCGTGCGTCATCCGAGGGAGGGCGTGCCCGTGACCCGCGCGACGTAGGCGTGGGCGCGCGGCAGCACCTGGTCGCGGAGCTGGAGAAAGAGGGCGGCGCTCTGGTGGCCGGGCCAGTCGTCGGGGAGTAACCGGGCCGGCAAGCCGGGGTCGATGTACGGGATGATCCGCCAGCTGTCCAACCCGTGAATCCATGCGCGGAACGCGTCCTCCGGCGCGTCGCCCAGGGTGGCCACCGCGTCGGCGTGCGCCCCGAGGAACGCGTCGTGCCGGGCCCGGATCGACGCGAGGTCCCACCAGCGGGCCGGCTCGCCGGGCCCCCGGACCTCGTTCGCCAGGAACACCGTCGCGTTGGCCGAGAGGTCCAGGTCGGCCAGGATGTCCTCGACCTCCTCGGTCAGGGATTCCGGGCAGATCCAGAGGGCCGGCGACACGGCGCCGCAGCCGATCCACGTCAGTCGACGCCGCAGCTGGTGACGCACGTCGCGGTTCTGCTCCGGCACGGAGTAGGAGATCAGGCACCAGCGGTCGTTATCGGCCATCGAACGGGGCTGGAAGATGCGCCGGTCGCCGCGTTCGAGCATCGGAACCGCGTCCGGGGCGAGCGCGTAGCCGGGCACACCCTCTCGGTTGTCCGCCTCGAGCAGCCCTTTGGCCTTGATCCGCGCCAGCGCGGTCCGGGTGCGCGACTCCGGGAGGCCGACGGTTCCGGCCAGCTCGACGAGGTGCGCGACCGCGATCCAGCCACCGATCCGGCGCAGCGAGGTGCCGACGATCGTCCGGAGCAGCGACGTGGTGCTGCCCGGCGAGGACTCCATGTCGTCGAGGATCACGCGGCCTTCTTCCGGTGCCCGGCGCCCAACTCCTCCGCGACGATCAGCAGGCCGCGGGCGACCTCGGTGAAACTCGTGGAGAGCGGGGAGAGCCCGACCCGCATGCCGTCCGGGTGGCGGAAGTCCGGCACGACGCCGCGCTCCCAGAGCAACGGCACGAGCTCCTGGAAGTCCGGATGGTCGAGCGTCACGTGGCCGCCGCGCAGGGCGGCGTCGCGGGGAGTGGAGACCCGGACGTCCAGCGGGGCGAGCAGCTCGTCGGAGAGCTCCAGCACGAACTCGGTGAGCGCGATCGACTTGCGGCGGATGGCGTCCAGGCCGGCCTCGTCGATGAGGTCGAGCATGTCCCGCATGGGGAGCATGGCGAGCACCGGCGGGGTGCCGCTGACGAACTGGCGGACGCCGGTGGCCGGCTGGTAACCCGGCCTCATCGCGAACGGATCGGCCGAGCCCATCCAGCCCTGGATCGGCTGCCGGGCCTCGTCGTGGAGCCGGCTGGCGACGTAGGCGAACGCCGGTGCTCCGGGACCGCCGTTGAGGTACTTGTAGGTGCAGCCGACCGCGAAGTCGACGCCCCAGGCGTCCAGCTCCACCGGGACGACGCCGACGGAGTGGCAGAGGTCCCAGATCACGAGCGCGCCGGCACGGTGGGCGATCGCAGTGATCGCGGACACGTCGGCCAGGTAACCGGAGCGGTACGCGACCTGGCTGAGGACGACCATCGCGGTGTCGGGGCCCACCACCGCGGCCACCTGCGCGGGCGTCACGCCAGCCGACGGGTCGGCGTCGATCCAGCGGAGCGTCGCGCCGCGCTCGGCGGCGATGCCCTCCAGGACGTATCGGTCGGTGGGGAAGTTCTCGGTGTCCAGCACGATCTCGGCGCGGCCGGGACGCGCGTCGAGAGCGGCCCTGGCGACCTTGTAGAGCATCACGGTCGTCGAGTCCCCGACGACGGTCTGCCCAGGCGCCGCGCCCAGCGCCACCCGGCCGATCGTGTCGCCCAGCGTGGTCGGCGTCTCGGTCCAGCCCTCGTTCCAGGCGCGGATCAGCCGGCCGCCCCAGGTCTCGTCGACGAACCGCACCAGGTGGTCCCGGGTCGCCAGCAGCGGGCGGCCCAGCGAGTTCCCGTCCAGGTAGGCGACGACGTCGGCCGGCACGAACCGGTCGCGGAACGCGGCCAGCGGGTCGGCGGCGTCGAATGCTTCCGCGCGGTCCAGCGTCATCTCAGCCCCCGATCCGCGCGCGGACGCTGTACAGCTCGGGGAAGAACGTGAGGTCGAGGGCCCGGCGGAGGAACGGCACACCGGACGAGCCGCCGGTGCCGGGCTGGGTGCCGATCATACGCTGCACCGTGCGCAGGTGACGGAAGCGCCAGAACTGGAACGCGTCCTCCAGGTCGACCAGGTCCTCGCAAGCCTCGTAGACGTCCCAGGCCGCGGCCGGGTCGTCGTAGACGCCCTCGAACACCCCGATCAGCTCCGGCGCCTCGACCCAGCCTTGCCGCACGTCCCGGCCGAGCACGCTGGCCGGGATCGCGTAGCCACGACGAGCGAGCATCCGCAGGAACGCGTCGTAGAGGCTCGGTTCTCCCAGCAGCGTGTTCAGCGTCTCCCAGGCGGGTGGGTCGGCCTCGAAGACCGCGAGCATGTCGGCGTTCTTGTTGCCGAGGAGGAACTCGACCGCCCGGTACTGGTGCGACTGGAAGCCCGACGACGGGCCGAGGATCGTACGGAACTCCGCGTACTCGCTCGGCGTCATCGTGGCCAGCACCGCCCACTGCTCGGTCATCGTCTCGAGGATCCGCTTGACCCTCGCGAGCCGCTTGAGCGACCACGACAGCTGATCGGCGTCGAGCAGCTCCCGCGCGGAGCGCAGCTCGTGCAGCATCAGCTTGAGCCAGAGCTCGGACGTCTGGTG
Coding sequences within:
- a CDS encoding metalloregulator ArsR/SmtB family transcription factor, which encodes MVHRQFAALGDPTRLAIVERLARGPTTAGDLAAPTSLSLPAVLKHVRVLEEAGLVTTVKRGRVRECRLRDDALVAVAEWTAQQQALWSTRLDALGTLLEDM
- a CDS encoding VOC family protein; amino-acid sequence: MTLQRMDNVLIVVDDLDAVISFFLELGMELDGRAPIEGRWVERVIGIDDVRQEIAMLRTPDGQGRIELAMFHAPKAISAEPKNAPANTLGIRRIMFAVDDIDDVLERLRNHGAELVGELVRYQHQPGDPGVDDSYRLCYVRGPEGILVGLAEQVR
- a CDS encoding PaaX family transcriptional regulator — translated: MILDDMESSPGSTTSLLRTIVGTSLRRIGGWIAVAHLVELAGTVGLPESRTRTALARIKAKGLLEADNREGVPGYALAPDAVPMLERGDRRIFQPRSMADNDRWCLISYSVPEQNRDVRHQLRRRLTWIGCGAVSPALWICPESLTEEVEDILADLDLSANATVFLANEVRGPGEPARWWDLASIRARHDAFLGAHADAVATLGDAPEDAFRAWIHGLDSWRIIPYIDPGLPARLLPDDWPGHQSAALFLQLRDQVLPRAHAYVARVTGTPSLG
- the kynU gene encoding kynureninase; its protein translation is MTLDRAEAFDAADPLAAFRDRFVPADVVAYLDGNSLGRPLLATRDHLVRFVDETWGGRLIRAWNEGWTETPTTLGDTIGRVALGAAPGQTVVGDSTTVMLYKVARAALDARPGRAEIVLDTENFPTDRYVLEGIAAERGATLRWIDADPSAGVTPAQVAAVVGPDTAMVVLSQVAYRSGYLADVSAITAIAHRAGALVIWDLCHSVGVVPVELDAWGVDFAVGCTYKYLNGGPGAPAFAYVASRLHDEARQPIQGWMGSADPFAMRPGYQPATGVRQFVSGTPPVLAMLPMRDMLDLIDEAGLDAIRRKSIALTEFVLELSDELLAPLDVRVSTPRDAALRGGHVTLDHPDFQELVPLLWERGVVPDFRHPDGMRVGLSPLSTSFTEVARGLLIVAEELGAGHRKKAA
- a CDS encoding tryptophan 2,3-dioxygenase translates to MSISNGERPLESGVRTDFRDAMSYASYLRLDLVLGAQQPLSAPAHHDEMLFIIQHQTSELWLKLMLHELRSARELLDADQLSWSLKRLARVKRILETMTEQWAVLATMTPSEYAEFRTILGPSSGFQSHQYRAVEFLLGNKNADMLAVFEADPPAWETLNTLLGEPSLYDAFLRMLARRGYAIPASVLGRDVRQGWVEAPELIGVFEGVYDDPAAAWDVYEACEDLVDLEDAFQFWRFRHLRTVQRMIGTQPGTGGSSGVPFLRRALDLTFFPELYSVRARIGG